The following are encoded in a window of Desulfobacterales bacterium genomic DNA:
- a CDS encoding NAD(P)H-dependent oxidoreductase: protein MNVVAFNGSARKDGNTAILINTVFSELEKEGIETEQ, encoded by the coding sequence ATGAACGTTGTTGCATTCAACGGCAGTGCCAGAAAAGACGGGAACACGGCCATCCTGATCAACACGGTTTTTTCCGAACTTGAAAAAGAAGGCATTGAAACCGAGCAGG